Proteins encoded in a region of the Oryctolagus cuniculus chromosome 10, mOryCun1.1, whole genome shotgun sequence genome:
- the MUSTN1 gene encoding musculoskeletal embryonic nuclear protein 1, whose product MSQAGAQEAPIKKKRPPVKEEDLKGARGNLAKNQEIKSKTYQVMRECEQAGSAAPSVFSRTRTGTETVFEKPKAGPAKSVFG is encoded by the exons ATGTCCCAG GCTGGCGCTCAGGAAGCCCCCATCAAGAAGAAGCGGCCCCCCGTGAAGGAGGAGGACCTGAAAGGGGCCCGAGGGAACCTGGCCAAGAACCAAGAGATCAAGTCGAAGACCTACCAGGTCATGCGAGAGTGTG AGCAGGCCGGCTCGGCCGCCCCGTCCGTCTTCAGCCGCACCCGCACTGGCACTGAGACCGTCTTCGAGAAGCCCAAGGCTGGCCCCGCCAAGAGCGTGTTCGGCTGA